The Cygnus atratus isolate AKBS03 ecotype Queensland, Australia chromosome 2, CAtr_DNAZoo_HiC_assembly, whole genome shotgun sequence genome window below encodes:
- the ID4 gene encoding DNA-binding protein inhibitor ID-4 isoform X1, with amino-acid sequence MKAVSPGRPPSSRKAQPGGAGGGGGPPALRCLAEHSGCKGGEEPAALCLQCDMNDCYSRLRKLVPTIPPNKRVSKVEILQHVIDYILDLQLALETHPALLRQQQQHPAGCPAATPRTPLTALNTDPAGSVNKPGDSILCR; translated from the exons ATGAAAGCCGTGAGTCCCGGCCGGCCCCCCAGCAGCCGCAAGGCGCAGCccgggggggcgggcggcggtgGCGGCCCCCCGGCCCTGCGGTGCCTGGCCGAGCACAGCGGCTGCAAGGGGGGCGAGGAGCCGGCGGCGCTGTGCCTGCAGTGCGATATGAACGACTGCTACAGCCGCCTCAGGAAGCTGGTGCCCACCATCCCGCCCAACAAGCGGGTCAGCAAAGTGGAGATCCTGCAGCATGTCATCGACTACATCCTCGACCTGCAGCTGGCTCTGGAGACGCACCCGGCGCTGctccggcagcagcagcaacacccGGCCGGCTGCCCCGCGGCCACCCCCCGGACCCCGCTGACGGCCCTCAACACCGACCCG GCTGGCTCTGTTAACAAGCCGGGGGACAGCATCCTCTGCCGCTGA
- the ID4 gene encoding DNA-binding protein inhibitor ID-4 isoform X2, with the protein MKAVSPGRPPSSRKAQPGGAGGGGGPPALRCLAEHSGCKGGEEPAALCLQCDMNDCYSRLRKLVPTIPPNKRVSKVEILQHVIDYILDLQLALETHPALLRQQQQHPAGCPAATPRTPLTALNTDPVRGWLC; encoded by the exons ATGAAAGCCGTGAGTCCCGGCCGGCCCCCCAGCAGCCGCAAGGCGCAGCccgggggggcgggcggcggtgGCGGCCCCCCGGCCCTGCGGTGCCTGGCCGAGCACAGCGGCTGCAAGGGGGGCGAGGAGCCGGCGGCGCTGTGCCTGCAGTGCGATATGAACGACTGCTACAGCCGCCTCAGGAAGCTGGTGCCCACCATCCCGCCCAACAAGCGGGTCAGCAAAGTGGAGATCCTGCAGCATGTCATCGACTACATCCTCGACCTGCAGCTGGCTCTGGAGACGCACCCGGCGCTGctccggcagcagcagcaacacccGGCCGGCTGCCCCGCGGCCACCCCCCGGACCCCGCTGACGGCCCTCAACACCGACCCGGTAAGAG GCTGGCTCTGTTAA